Within Ipomoea triloba cultivar NCNSP0323 chromosome 9, ASM357664v1, the genomic segment gtagtactaaaaatatgtatgtatgtggtgAAATCTTCAGGCTTATGTGACGCAAGAGGACACTCTGACTGCGACGCTAACGGTGCGCGAGGCCGTGTACTATTCCGCGCAGCTGCAGCTCCCGAGCTCTCTGTCCAGATCGGAGAAGAAGGAGATAGCGGACACGACTATAAAGGAGATGGGGTTACAGGACGCCATGAACACGAGAATAGGAGGAGGGTGGGGGAGCAAAGGGATAAGCGGTGGACAGAAACGGAGAGTGAGCATTTGCCTGGAGATTCTCACCCGCCCCAAACTTCTCTTCCTCGACGAGCCAACCAGCGGTCTGGACAGTGCCGCTTCCTACTACGTGATGAGCAAAATTGGGCGGTTGGCACGCGAGAATCGAACCGTGGTTGCATCCATTCATCAGCCCAGCAGCGAAGTTTTCAGCCTCTTCAGTAGCCTGTGCCTGTTGTCTTCTGGTAGAGTTGTCTATTTTGGCCCTGCTTCTGCTGCAATCCAGGTAAATATATACCATATTTACCAATTTCTTGGTTTCACAGCCTAGGCTGGGCTAGTTTAGCTCTTAACATTGTGACTTTTTGCTtgttagattaaaaaaaaaaagagtttattcTGTGCACACTCTCGACAATGGTTGCTAGATTTCCTAATTGCCTCTCAAAATAATGACTTTTGTTGTTGCAGTTTTTTGAAACCAATGGTTTCCCTTGCCCAACTCTCCAGAATCCATCTGATCATTTCCTCAAAACCATAAACAAAGATTTTGACAATGATGATGAGGTAAAATAAAATTGCCCCTAAACTTGCATGTCTCCCCTCATATTAACTTCAAGAAGCTTATtaaggtgtatatatatatatatacaatgtgAGCAGGACATTGAACAAGGTTGTGCTAGAGGCATCCCCACAGAAGAAGTGATCAACATTCTGGTAAACTCATACAAATCATCTGACAGATACCAAGAAGTTCAAAGACAGGTTGCTGAGATATCCAAGCAggtaatcatcatcatcatactTAGATTTCTTGATGCTTCAAAACTATAGGGAATAATTTCAGTTAAGTTGGTTAGATCattgacttggtaatcacaacATTTCAAGTTTGACTCGCAGTAAAAGCAGTTTACTTAGGGATGTTAATATTAATCCAAAACTATGAGTTGACCCCATAAGGTGTCCAATTTAGCCCGTAAGAAAATCAGCCTTATAAGCTCAAAATCAATAATTCTGGTAGGGCTGAAACTGAATGCGGGACAGCCCGATTAACATCCGTAACTGGGTCTATTGGCATTCTTATTTTGAGACGGGCAACTTTGAACAAGCAACTCAAACTGATTTACTTTATTGTTGTTCAAGTTTGAGTTTACCCAGTATATACCCAATTGTGGTTTCTTAGTCATCCAAAACTGAGTTTATTACATTTCAGGAAGGAGAAGAACTGAAGAAAACCAGCCGTGCAGACGTTTTCACCCAAAGCATTGTGCTCACAAGAAGATCTCTCTTGAACATGTTCCGCGACCTTGGCTACTACTGGCTGCGCCTGGGAATTTACATAACATTAGCTGTCGGACTAGGATACATGTACATCAATATTGGATACACCAACAATTCCATCCGGGCAAGATGCTCAGTGCTGGCATTTGTCGCCTCCTTCTTTACATTCATGGCAATCGGCGGCTTCCCCTCATTTGTAGAAGACATGAAAGTGTTCAAAAAAGAAAACCTCAACGGCCACTATGGGTGCGGGGCATTTATGATTGGCAACACACTTTCTTCCCTGCCATATCTCCTTCTGGTGTCAATCATTCCCGGAATGATTGCTTATTTCCCAGTAGG encodes:
- the LOC116030179 gene encoding ABC transporter G family member 11-like, producing the protein MDSGIIQCDSNRFNTVPLEMETAAGVSSMPKDKRPGGGAEAAKVDVGGGVFLTWEDLWVTVSVGKKGKKAILKGLTGYARPGELLAIMGPSGCGKSTLLDTLAGRLELTTRQSGDVLINGRNQTLAYGTSAYVTQEDTLTATLTVREAVYYSAQLQLPSSLSRSEKKEIADTTIKEMGLQDAMNTRIGGGWGSKGISGGQKRRVSICLEILTRPKLLFLDEPTSGLDSAASYYVMSKIGRLARENRTVVASIHQPSSEVFSLFSSLCLLSSGRVVYFGPASAAIQFFETNGFPCPTLQNPSDHFLKTINKDFDNDDEDIEQGCARGIPTEEVINILVNSYKSSDRYQEVQRQVAEISKQEGEELKKTSRADVFTQSIVLTRRSLLNMFRDLGYYWLRLGIYITLAVGLGYMYINIGYTNNSIRARCSVLAFVASFFTFMAIGGFPSFVEDMKVFKKENLNGHYGCGAFMIGNTLSSLPYLLLVSIIPGMIAYFPVGLKREFGYFAYFALVIFMNMFLVESLMMIIASLVPNYLMGIITGAGLQALMILGGGYFRLPKDLPKPFWRYPIYYIDFQRYAYHGLFKNEFLGLRLQTETGGIIAGEEVLRDQLQVEMGHSKWIDLLVLMVMGVVYRVVFLLVVKASEKAKHVVKAVMRVSPKQSHQVVATFPSSTSSHTPSHTTRFLNI